CGTCCTCGCCGATGCCGGAGATATCGATCTCCGAGAACGCCCCTTCGTCGTCGGCCAGCGCGTACTCGGCGAGGTTCGTCGCCAGGTCGCCGATCCGCTCGAGGTCGGTGAGGATCTTGAACGAGGCGGCGACGAACCGCAGGTCCGAGGCGACGGGCTGCTGGAGCGCGAGCAGGTCGATGCAGTCGCCCTCGAGGTCGAGGTAGCGGTCGTTGACGACGTCGTCGCCGTCGATCACCGCCTGGGCCAGGGCCTCGTCGCCGTCCTCGAGCGCCGTCAGCGCCCGCCGGAGCTGGGTCAGGACCGTTTCCGCCATCGACTCGACGTCGGCCCGCAACCGGTCGAGGGACTCGCGGTAGTCCTCGCGCGCCACGCGTCTCACCCGAACTTGCCGCTGATGTAGTCCTCGACGCGCTGGCTTTCGGGGTTCTCGAAGATCTTATCGGTGTCGTCGTACTCGACGAGTTCGCCGCCGGTCAGGAAGACGGCGGTCTGATCGGAAACCCGCGCGGCCTGTTGCATGTTGTGGGTGACGACGACGACCGTGTAGTCCTCCGCGAGATCCTCGATGAGATCCTCGATCTTCGAGGTGGCGATCGGGTCCAGCGCGGAGGCCGGCTCGTCCATCAGGATGACCTCCGGACCGACCGCCAGACACCGGGCGATACAGAGGCGCTGTTGCTGGCCGCCCGACAGCCCCAGCGCGTTGTCCTCGAGCCGGTCGTTGACCTCCTCCCAGAGCGCGGCCCGCTTCAGCGAGCGTTCGACGAGATTCGACTCGCGCTCGGGTTCGGCGCGACCGGTCAGCCGCGCGAGCAGTCCCGTCTCGATGTCGCCGTGTTTCCGCGGCCCGTAGGAGATGTTCTCCCGAATCGATTTCGGAAACGGATTCGGGTTCTGGAACACCATCCCAACGCGCTTTCGCAACTCGACGAGATCGACGCCGTCCTGGTAGATGTCCTCGCCGTCGAGTTCGACCGTTCCGTCGACGCGGGCGCCGCGGATGCGGTCGTTCATCCGATTCAGACAGCGCAGGAACGTCGACTTGCCACAGCCGGACGGACCGATCAACGCCGTCACGCTCTGTTCGGGAATCTCCATCGACACGTCCTTCAGTGCGTGATCGTCGCCGTAGTGGACGTTCAGATTCTCGACGGCGAGTTTCGTCTCGCCGTCGGCGTCGTAGTCGGTCCACTCGGGGCGCGTTTCCTCGACGGTTTCGCCGGCGGTCGTCGAGACCGTCCGTCCGTCCGTCTGCTCCGTCGAATCGGTCGTCTCGGTCGTTTCTGCAGGGTTCGTTCGGCTCATTGGTGGAGTTTCGTTCTGAAGTAGTATCGCGTCGCGATGCCGATCGCGTAGAACGCCAACACGACGAGCAGCAGCGTCAGCGCGAGCCCCCACGCGAACTGCTCGGGGCTCTCGATGTTGCCGCTGAGCCCCGCCGTGATGAGCGCGTACAGCTGGTAGGGCAGCGCGCTCGTGGACTCGAGCAGCGCGGGGTTGGTGACGAACGGCGGCGAAGCGTGCAACTGGAAGCCGCCGATGACGTTCGGCGCGGCCTCCTTTCCGGGGAGGACGCCGCCGCCCATCGTCAGCAGGATGGGTGCCGTCTCCCCGGCGATGCGGCCGACGCCGAGGATGACGCCGGTCGTGATCCCCGGGATCGCCGCGGGCAGGACGACGCTGCGGATCGTCTGCCACTTGGAGACGCCCAGCGCCGCGCTGGCGTCGCGGTACTCGTCGGGGACGGCCAGGATCGCCTCGCGGCTCGTGATCAGCACCAGCGGCAGCAGCATGAATCCGAGCGTCAGCATCCCCGCGAGCAGCGACTTCTGGTTGCCGAATCGGGGAATGAGGAAGGCGGCGCCGAACAGGCCGAAGACGATGCTGGGGGTGCTCCAGAGGCCGTTGGTCGCGATCTCGACGACGCCCGTGAACCGGCCCTGCTCGGCGTACTCGCTGAGGAAGACCGCGGCGCCGACGCCGGTCGGTACCGCGAACAAGACGGCGCCGACGACCAGCCAGATCGTGCCGACGAGCGCGGGGAACACTCCGGCGACGTCGGCGAACAGCGACGCGCCGTTCGTCAGGAAGGGCCACCTGATCAGCGTTCCGCCGCCGACGGAGAACCCGTTGAACAGTCCGGGGAGTCCCTTGACCGCGACGAAGGCGAGGAGGCCGACCAGCACCGCGAGGATCGAGAGGACGATCAGATAGATCAGGACGTACGCGCCGACGTTTCGCCCGCGGGCGCCGAATCCGCCGTAGGCCTTGGCGGCCGCCCAGCCGGTGAGCAGCGAGACGAACATCGCGAGGAACGGGACGGCGGTGTCGCCGAACAGCGTCGCGTTGTAGTCGACGAGTTCCCACTCCCAGCCGGGGCCGACGACGCCGGTGACGAGCGCCAGTCCGCCGAGGACGGCCAAGCCCCCCGCCGGCAGCGTCGAGCCGACGTCCTCGCGGGGGAACGCGGTCGCGGCGAACGCGACCGCACCGACGACCCCGCCGACGGTCGTCGAACCCACCGTGCCGAGGCCGGCGGCGCCGGCGACCAGCGAACCGACCGCGAACCAGACGCCGGTGAAGGCGACCGCGGCGACGAGGCCCGCGCTCGGTTGGGGGCCGGTGTCGACGGAGCCCAGCCGCGAGGTCAGACCGAAGCCGACGACGCCGAGTCCGAGCACGAGCAGCGCCGCCCCCAGCGCCGTCGACAGCGCGACGCCGGCGACGGGGACGGTAACGGTGATCTCGAGGACGTCGAGCAAGGCGACGAGCGCGACGGCGAACGTCAGCCCGGAGAGGCCGACCGCGGCGATGGCGGCACCCTCGTAACCGCTGCGGCCGTCGCGAACGAGCGCGGTTTCGGTCGCGCGGCTCATTACTCGACACCCCCGAGGCGTCGGCGCATGCGCGCCTCGATGTACTGCGAGGCGATGCTGAGACACAGGACGGTCACGAACAGCACGACGCCCGCGGCGAAGAGGGCGCTCTCGAAGACGTTGTTGGCGTGCCCGTAGTTAGCGGCGATCAGCGACGTGAGCGTCTCGTAGCCGTAGAAGACGTTAGTTATCGGTTCGGGAATCCGCTGGATGCCGGCCAGCATTACGGTTGCCGCCATGGTCTCGCCGATCGCTCGACCGACGCCGAGCAGGACGGCCGCCGAGACGCCCGAGAACGCCGCCGGGAGCGTGATCGACGTCATCGACTGCCAGTCGGTGGCGCCGAGCGCGACCGACCCGTCTTTCATCGAGTCCGGGACGCTCGTCAGGGCGTCCTCGGCGACGGAGACGACCGTCGGCAGCGCCATCAGTCCGACGACCAGCCCGACGAACAGGTACGTCGAGCCGCCGTTGAGCGCGAACTCGTCGCTCGCCCACGGGTTGATGATCGTGAACCCGATGAAACCGTAGACGATCGACGGAATGCCTGCGAGTATCTCGATTCCCGGTTTGACGAGTTCTCGGACGGTCGGCGGGGCGATCTCGGCGATGAAAAGCGCCGCCGCCACGCCCAGCGGGGCCGCCACCAGCGTCGCGATTGTCGTTACCATCACCGTCCCGTGGATCATCGGCAGCAGCGAGTAGCGAACGGGCTCGGAAGTGGGGCTCCACCGCGTCTGGGTGAACATTCCCAGTCCGGGTACGGAGACGCCGAAGACGGTCGCGCTCTCGTACCGGAACGCGGGAATCGCCTCGAGGAAGATGAAGACGACGATCAGCCCCAGCGTGACGAGCGTCACCGTCGTCATGGCGAAGGTGATCGCCCGGGCGGTGAGCGCCTGGTATCGTATCCAGCCGTAGCCGGTCGACGCGAGAAACGCGGCGAACGGGACGGCCGCCCACGGCGACGCCAACAGGAATCCGGCGAACGCGGCCAGAAGCGCCCCCATCGAGAGGCCGACGACCGCCAGCGCCTCCGGTTCCGTCTCGGCGACGAACTCTCGAGTCCGGCCGACCCGCCGCTCGACTCGCTCTCCCCAACTGCCGACCTCCGTATCAGTAACTGAACTCATAGTCTCTTTGCAGAACTCATGATCTCTGTCAATCGAACCGCGAAGTCGGTGTCCGCACGGCCGGCCGTCTACACCTGATCGGGGAGTTTGTCCCGCTCGGCTTCCAGGTCGGACGTCGGCAGCGTGATGTAGTTCTCGTCCTCGACGAACACCTGCTGGCCGAATTCGGTCAGGAACATGTTGAGGAACGCGGCCTCGCGCATGTCCGTTCCCTCCGGCGTGTCGTCGGTGATCGTCGTGTACATGTGGAGGTCGCGGTTCAGCGGATACTCGGCGTCGTAAATGGTGTTCTCGGCGTCGGGATCCGGCTCGTAGACGGTGCCGTCGAAGTCGATGGCGACCGCCTGAATGCCCGATCCCGCGAACGCCAGCGCCATGTAGCCGATCGCGTTGTCGTTGTCCTGGAGGACCTGCTGGACCTGCTGGTTCTGGCCGAGGCGGGTGTCGACGTCCATCTCCGCGTCGGCGTCGCCGAGCATGTTCAGTCGGAAGGTGGTGTCGGTTCCCGAACCCTCGGCGCGGCCGACCACGTAGATTTCCTGGTCGGGACCGCCGACCTCGCTCCAGTTGGCGATGTCCCCCTGGTAGATCCCGCGGATCTCCTCGCCGGTGAGCTGCTCGACGCCGGCGTCGTAGACCTCCTGGCTGACGAAGACCGGCTGGCCGTCGCGGCCGACGACGTGGTCGACGTAGTTCTCGTCGCGCTCCTCCTCGCTGATATCGAGCTCCGCCGTGATCGGCCCCGAGGAGTTACCGATGTCGACGAGCCCGTCGCGGACGGCCTCACAACCGGTTCCGGAGTGGCTCAGCGCGACCTGCGTGCTGAACGGCGGGTTCGACCGCTCGCCGGTTTCCTCGAAGCCGTACAGGCCCGCGAAGTAGTCGGCGATGTTCTTGTCGGTCTCGATCTGGTCCCAGCCGGGAACCGACGACTCGTCGTTGGAACCCCAGTATTCGCCGTCGGACGGCGGCGCGTTGGAGTTCCAGTAGGAACTCCCCGTGTTCGAGATGGGGTACACCGTCGAGGACCCCTCGGCGCTCAGCGTGCTCGGGTTCGACGATCCCCCGTCGCCGTTGCCATTGCCGTTGCCGTCGCCGTTCCCGTTTCCATTGCCGTTTCCGTTACCGCTTTCATTTCCGTTCCCGCCGCCGCTACTGCTACACCCAGCGAGTCCAGCCGCCCCCACGGTAGCAGATGCCAGTAGGTATTTTCGACGTGATACGCCGCCAGCCTGGCGCTCCGAATCGTTTGACATCACCTGAGTTGAGACATGACGTCATTAAACGGGTTTATAATAGCAGTATGATCGAATACTGATTCCCCTGTGATAACAGTGCGAGAGACTGTAACAGGATATCGGTACGTTCTGATATGTATCAATATGTAGTTCCCCTTCTCGAGAATCGGACCGGCGACTCTCCAGGCGGCCGGGATCGGGGTTGGATTGGGTTGGGTTGGGTCGGGTCCGAGGCCAGAACGGATAAGGATGGCGATAGAGGCGAACCGCGAACGAGCCGAACGGACTGGCTCCCGACTTTCCGCTGCGTGACTCAGCCGGCCAGCGCAGCGTCGTCCAGCTGCGTCGGCTCGTAGAGCAGCGGCAGGCTCGCCAGCGTGTTCTCGGTGATCCCGAGCACCGCCCGCCAGAACGGCGGTCCGTCGGCGGCCAGGTCGTACGCCTCCGCCCGGCCCGTCTCGGTCGCGTGCGAGACCAACCAGACGTTCGTCCCCGTCTCGTCGATCTCGAGGAGGCAGTACGCCTGCGGGAACGACGCGATCGCCGGCGCGATGAGCTGGCACAGCCCGTTTCGTCTGACCAACGACGGCAGGTGGTGGTGGCCGGTGACGACCAGCGAGACCCCGTGGCGCTCGAGGAGCGATCGAACGCGACCGCGATCGCGCATCGTGAACGCGCGCCAGGGATCCGCGTGACAGAGCGGGTCGGTTACGACCGGCAGCGGGTTGTGGTGGCAGGTGACGATCGGGACCGATGCGTCCGCGAGCCGGTCGTCGAGCCACTCCAGCTGAGCCGACGAGAGGCGCCCGCGGTGCGTTTCGGCGTACGGCCCGTCCGGGCCGGCTGCGCTGTTGAGCACGAGGAGGTCGATCCCGCCGACCTCGCGGTGGAACGGGAACGACGTCGCTCCGTACCGCTTCCCAAAGGCCGTCGCCGACGGACACCGGTGGTCGTCGTCGCACTTCTGGAGGTCGTGGTTCCCCGGCGTCGCGATGAACGGCCGCTCAAGTTCCTCGAGCAGGGCGTCGACGCGGTCGTAGTTCCAGGGCTCGCCGTCCTTCGTGAGGTCGCCGGGGAAGAGCACGAGGTCGACCGCGCGCTCGTTGACGTCGTCGATGACGGCCCGGAGCCGCTGTTCGGTCCGGTGGAAGACGCGGTAGGTCCCCTGCGACCGGGTTGCGATATGGGGGTCGCCGACCACCGCGAGCGTCGTCGCCCGCTCGGATCGAGGCTCCTCGAGCCGGCCGAGGAGCACTCGGTCGCCGACGTCGGCGAGGCCGTACTCGTCGCCCGTCATCGTCCCGCGCCCCGATCGGTCGACGGTCGATCGGCGACGGGGTTAGAACCGCGCCGTCGGTTCGCGCGCCGAAACGCACAGGGGGATCGTCGATACATACCGCGGTTCACGACCCCGTTTAAAAATAATATTTATATGAGAGGTACGTGGCCGGCCGTACTCGAGCACGGGTGTCGAACCGACTACGAACCGAAACAGAGGGGCACGGAGTTCGATCGAGCCGTACGTAGCAGTACGTGCGGGGCTTGGCGATTCGTAGCGCTCCTAGCAACTGACTTGTGGCGAGTCGTCGTGGCCCCAATCGAATGGCTCCCGACTCCGTCTCCGCCCCGGTCCGAACTCCCGACACGACCGCCGACCGAGAGGACGCGCCCGACGACGGCCCGCGCGACGCCCGGTCCGCCCCCGTCGCACGGCGCGAGTCGCTCGAGCGGACGCACGCCTGCCCGCTGTGTGGCTACACCGACGACACCAGAGACAGCGTGTTCACGCACCTCCAGCTCAGCCACCGGAAACGAGCGATCAGCAGCGCCCTCCTCGAGGCCCACGCGAGCGCCGGCGCCGGTGCTTCCGGCCACGAGTAACGACTGCAACTGGAATCCCCGGTGACGCGACGATAGTCCGCCGTCCGGCGACTGCGTCCCCACCCGACCCGCTACGATTCTGACCCACCGAACGGATGTGCCGTCGATTCGCGCTCGAGCAACTGTTCGAGCGACCGATCCACGGCAGCCGTCCCGCGTTCGATACCAGCCCCGAGATCGGCGATCGCGGCGAGAATCGGATACGTGTGCTCGCAGTCCCCGTAGAAGTAGTCCTCGAGTGTCCCGGCGTTGCCGAGCACGTACTCCTGGCGCCGCCGCTGCAGCGCGGTCTGGCGCTCGGTCGCGAGGTCGTCGCACCGCTCGCGAAGGCTTTCCAGGCGATCCCGCGTCAGCCGGAGCGCGTTGAACTCCAGTTGCGCCAGCGGCTGCTCGAGCAGCGACTGCAGGTCCTCACAGACGTCGGTCAGTTCGCGATCGGCGTCGTCGACGGCCTCCCGTTCGGTCTCGACGCGCTCGCGGAGTTGGGCCCGATTCTCGACGACCTGTTCCGCCGCGGTCACGAGCGACCGCTGCAACCGCGGGTGCAGCTGCGCGTGCTGCTCGAGCGCCGCCGCCTGCTCCTCGCTGAACTCCTCGGCGATGCTCTCGAGCCAGGTGTCGTCGTACAGGTCGTCGTAGTGGGGAACGCTCATCACCGTCTCGACGTACGCGTCCCGGACCTGCGAGAGTCCCTCGGACGGTCGACTGTGCAGCGTGGTGCCCGTCGTTCCGGTTCCGACGCCGCCGGCACCGGCGGCTCCGGTGCCGATTCCAGCGCCGAGCCCTGTACCAGCGGTGGGAGCGGTTGCTCGGGGCGCCGCCGTCTCGAGCGCTGCGACGCGTCGCTGGAACCGCTCGAACGCGCGTTGCTCGACGGTCAGTTGTCGATCCTCCCGCTCGAGGACCTCGCGCGCCGTCGCGAGCGGCTCGCGTATCTCAGGGGCGGCCGGCGCCTCGAGCGTCCCGGGCGACTCGGCGGATCCGCGATCACGGTCGCGATCCCGATCCCGATCGGGATTGCGGTCGCAGTCGGTGGTCGGTGTCGGGGACACGGTATGCGGTGCTCGCGGGCTAACCACCGTAAAGCCATCTAGTAGGATTCGTGTCGGCTACGTTCGGGACCGTAGCCGACTGTAGAACCACGAACGCGAGCTACGTACGGTCGGCCGCCTGAACTGGTCGACCGCGCCCTCCCAGATCCGGCGACTAGAGGCGCGTGTCGGGCGCGCGTCGACTCACAGCCCGTACGGACGCGACGACAGTGAGCAGTAGCTCTCAATACCACAATTAGCAGCGGCTTTGTAGGCTTCTGGTGTGGGTTGATCTACGGCGTCTTCGACGTCGACGTTTCGAAAGCCATGACGGACTCAACGAGCGAATACGATTCCGACAGCGTCCGACAGCGACTGCAGACGGCGGCCCGGTACCCGCCTCGATCGCAGTCGATCGACCTCGAGTCCATCGTCGTCCGGTACGAGGACCGCACCGATCGGTGTACGATCACGCCCCGGGAGTGTCCCGATTCGGAGCGGCTCACGACCTGGCTCTCGGCGGACATCGACGCGTTCGTCGAACTCGAACAGCTGCGCTAGTCGACTCTCGTCGCGATCAAGTGGCTGTACGGCTGCGAGGAGGCTCCGGACTGCGAGACGAACGCGAGCGGTCGGCGTCGAAATCCCGGTCGGTTACTTCAATCGCTCCTGCAAGAACGACGGATGCGCGGCGGTCACGCCCTCGATCTCCATGAGGTCCTCGGAGATGATCTCGCCCAGCGAGTCGCCGTCTTCGGCGCGCACCTCGGCCATCAGCATGTGGTCGCCGCTGGAACTGTACAGCGCTTCGATCTGGTCTAGGTCCTTCAGCGCCTTCGTCGCCTCGACGTAGCGTTCGCTCGAGACGTCGATCCCGACCATCGCGATGGTCTTGCTCGAGAGCTTCTTCGGGTCGATGTCGGCGGAGTAGCCGACGATGACGCCCTCCTCTTCGAGTTGGTTGATGTACTTGCGGACCGTCGGCTTCGACACCCCCGCCCGCTCGGCAATGTCGGCGTACGAGGCCTGTGCATCCTCTTCGAGAACCTCGAGGATGCGATCTTCCGTAGCCTGGGTACTCATGTTAGTGTCTTTTGCTCCGGCGGAAAAATATCTTTTGTATACGAAAACGTCGGATCGGCTATCGGAAGCTGACTCGAGATCGGCGATAAACGGCCTCGATACGACGGCTGGCCGCGTAATCGCCGGACTTATTCGCCCGCTGCTCGCAGGTCGGCACGTTCCGAATGGTCGATCCGAGTTACGTCAGTGGCGCCGTCTGGTTCGTCTGCGGGTTCGCGATCCTCTATCTCGGCTACCTGATCGGGATCCGCGGCCGGGCCGAGTTGCACGCGGACTACGACGAGTCGAGCGGCGTCGATCCGGCCTACGTCTCGCGGTGGGTCGGCGCGACGGCGCTGCTGATGGGGACGTTGGTCGTCCTCTACGCGATTCGCGAGGTCCGCTACGGCTTTCAGCCCGCCGCGCTCGGCGGCCTCCTCGTCGCGCTGCTGGTGTTGAGTTACGTCACGAAGCTTATCGCGCGCGGGGTCGGCTCTCGCCAGTCGTAGAGTCGTAGCGCAGAACCCGAGCGCTCGCTCGAGTCCGCCGGTCGCTCGAGGCGCGGCCCCTCCCGCATCGGTTTAGCGCCGCGGTTCGATCGAAACCGAGTTCATTCCCGATCGTCGGCTATCGTATCCGCAGCCGCATCTGTAGCCGTCTCCGTATTTGCGTCCGCATCCTCGTCGATCGTCGCGCCACCGGAATCGTCGCCCTCGAGGTCCGATGTGACGTCCGAGGCGGGCGTGGAGCGGGAGTCGGAGCCGGGTCCGAAGAGATCGGTTCTGGCACACTCGCTGCAGTAATAATTGTGCTCCATCGCGTGGGTCCGGACGGGCAATCCCGCGACGACCGTCTCGTCCCGGCGACGGCGAACGAGACCGCCGTCGAACGGCTCGTTGCAGACGACGCAGCGTTCGCCGTCGGCTTCGCTGGCTTCGTCGGGCCCGACGACTCGGTGATCCACGGTTCGCTTCCGTCCGAAATCGGTGATCCCGTGGCGGCGTTTGAACCGTCGCCTGAACGCCGGGGCGACGTAGAGTCCGACGGCGGCGAATGCGAGCCCGATGAGGCCGGAAACGATCGCGCCGTTGAGAAGCGCTACGAGCGACAACACGGCGCCGACGAACAGGAACGTCGCCGTCATCACGTACGCCGACCCCGTCGATATCCGTTCGGAGGCAGCCGTCGACGAATCGCGTCCCCGACCCGGACCGTTCGCGGGCGGCGTGTACCGATCGTCGACGGAGAGGTGGCGCTGCTCGGCGCGCTCCGAGTAGTGGTACCAGCCGTACAGGAGATTCCCGACGCCGCCCGTGGTAAGCAGTAGGACGACGTGGACGGGGATCGACCCGATATCCCGATCGACGAGGACGACGCGGTCTCCGTAATCGTGCTGGAGCTCCCACCCCGCGTCGAGGTGTCGCTGAATGCGTCGCTCGAACGCTCGGCGTGCCTGTCGCTGCCGGCTCGAGTCCGATCGCGGTCTCGACTGCCGAGATGGACGTGTCGCGTCACTTTCGACGCCCTTCCGTGGCGTCCCGCAGTTCGAGCAGAACTCGTCGTCGCGCTCGAAGGCTTCCCCGCACGACGAACAGTACGCTGGTTCCACCGTCCCCAGTTCCACCCCACAGTGGAGACAGAAGTTCGCGTCGGGCGGCACGGTCGCTCCGCAGTCGGGACACGGGGGCCGACTCGATGCC
The DNA window shown above is from Halopiger xanaduensis SH-6 and carries:
- the phoU gene encoding phosphate signaling complex protein PhoU, whose protein sequence is MAREDYRESLDRLRADVESMAETVLTQLRRALTALEDGDEALAQAVIDGDDVVNDRYLDLEGDCIDLLALQQPVASDLRFVAASFKILTDLERIGDLATNLAEYALADDEGAFSEIDISGIGEDVCEQVRAAVDAYVADDADACRTIAARDDEIDALCQHASEAVVRELIAREVDAWDVERLLDDVSRVLLTIRDVERIGDHAVNVAARTYYMVENDPALLY
- the pstB gene encoding phosphate ABC transporter ATP-binding protein PstB yields the protein MSRTNPAETTETTDSTEQTDGRTVSTTAGETVEETRPEWTDYDADGETKLAVENLNVHYGDDHALKDVSMEIPEQSVTALIGPSGCGKSTFLRCLNRMNDRIRGARVDGTVELDGEDIYQDGVDLVELRKRVGMVFQNPNPFPKSIRENISYGPRKHGDIETGLLARLTGRAEPERESNLVERSLKRAALWEEVNDRLEDNALGLSGGQQQRLCIARCLAVGPEVILMDEPASALDPIATSKIEDLIEDLAEDYTVVVVTHNMQQAARVSDQTAVFLTGGELVEYDDTDKIFENPESQRVEDYISGKFG
- a CDS encoding DUF7260 family protein; translated protein: MSPTPTTDCDRNPDRDRDRDRDRGSAESPGTLEAPAAPEIREPLATAREVLEREDRQLTVEQRAFERFQRRVAALETAAPRATAPTAGTGLGAGIGTGAAGAGGVGTGTTGTTLHSRPSEGLSQVRDAYVETVMSVPHYDDLYDDTWLESIAEEFSEEQAAALEQHAQLHPRLQRSLVTAAEQVVENRAQLRERVETEREAVDDADRELTDVCEDLQSLLEQPLAQLEFNALRLTRDRLESLRERCDDLATERQTALQRRRQEYVLGNAGTLEDYFYGDCEHTYPILAAIADLGAGIERGTAAVDRSLEQLLERESTAHPFGGSES
- the pstA gene encoding phosphate ABC transporter permease PstA; its protein translation is MSRATETALVRDGRSGYEGAAIAAVGLSGLTFAVALVALLDVLEITVTVPVAGVALSTALGAALLVLGLGVVGFGLTSRLGSVDTGPQPSAGLVAAVAFTGVWFAVGSLVAGAAGLGTVGSTTVGGVVGAVAFAATAFPREDVGSTLPAGGLAVLGGLALVTGVVGPGWEWELVDYNATLFGDTAVPFLAMFVSLLTGWAAAKAYGGFGARGRNVGAYVLIYLIVLSILAVLVGLLAFVAVKGLPGLFNGFSVGGGTLIRWPFLTNGASLFADVAGVFPALVGTIWLVVGAVLFAVPTGVGAAVFLSEYAEQGRFTGVVEIATNGLWSTPSIVFGLFGAAFLIPRFGNQKSLLAGMLTLGFMLLPLVLITSREAILAVPDEYRDASAALGVSKWQTIRSVVLPAAIPGITTGVILGVGRIAGETAPILLTMGGGVLPGKEAAPNVIGGFQLHASPPFVTNPALLESTSALPYQLYALITAGLSGNIESPEQFAWGLALTLLLVVLAFYAIGIATRYYFRTKLHQ
- the lrpA1 gene encoding HTH-type transcriptional regulator LrpA1; the encoded protein is MSTQATEDRILEVLEEDAQASYADIAERAGVSKPTVRKYINQLEEEGVIVGYSADIDPKKLSSKTIAMVGIDVSSERYVEATKALKDLDQIEALYSSSGDHMLMAEVRAEDGDSLGEIISEDLMEIEGVTAAHPSFLQERLK
- the pstC gene encoding phosphate ABC transporter permease subunit PstC gives rise to the protein MSSVTDTEVGSWGERVERRVGRTREFVAETEPEALAVVGLSMGALLAAFAGFLLASPWAAVPFAAFLASTGYGWIRYQALTARAITFAMTTVTLVTLGLIVVFIFLEAIPAFRYESATVFGVSVPGLGMFTQTRWSPTSEPVRYSLLPMIHGTVMVTTIATLVAAPLGVAAALFIAEIAPPTVRELVKPGIEILAGIPSIVYGFIGFTIINPWASDEFALNGGSTYLFVGLVVGLMALPTVVSVAEDALTSVPDSMKDGSVALGATDWQSMTSITLPAAFSGVSAAVLLGVGRAIGETMAATVMLAGIQRIPEPITNVFYGYETLTSLIAANYGHANNVFESALFAAGVVLFVTVLCLSIASQYIEARMRRRLGGVE
- a CDS encoding double zinc ribbon domain-containing protein; amino-acid sequence: MSPGNSSASSRPPCPDCGATVPPDANFCLHCGVELGTVEPAYCSSCGEAFERDDEFCSNCGTPRKGVESDATRPSRQSRPRSDSSRQRQARRAFERRIQRHLDAGWELQHDYGDRVVLVDRDIGSIPVHVVLLLTTGGVGNLLYGWYHYSERAEQRHLSVDDRYTPPANGPGRGRDSSTAASERISTGSAYVMTATFLFVGAVLSLVALLNGAIVSGLIGLAFAAVGLYVAPAFRRRFKRRHGITDFGRKRTVDHRVVGPDEASEADGERCVVCNEPFDGGLVRRRRDETVVAGLPVRTHAMEHNYYCSECARTDLFGPGSDSRSTPASDVTSDLEGDDSGGATIDEDADANTETATDAAADTIADDRE
- a CDS encoding metallophosphoesterase family protein codes for the protein MTGDEYGLADVGDRVLLGRLEEPRSERATTLAVVGDPHIATRSQGTYRVFHRTEQRLRAVIDDVNERAVDLVLFPGDLTKDGEPWNYDRVDALLEELERPFIATPGNHDLQKCDDDHRCPSATAFGKRYGATSFPFHREVGGIDLLVLNSAAGPDGPYAETHRGRLSSAQLEWLDDRLADASVPIVTCHHNPLPVVTDPLCHADPWRAFTMRDRGRVRSLLERHGVSLVVTGHHHLPSLVRRNGLCQLIAPAIASFPQAYCLLEIDETGTNVWLVSHATETGRAEAYDLAADGPPFWRAVLGITENTLASLPLLYEPTQLDDAALAG
- a CDS encoding DUF7511 domain-containing protein; the protein is MTDSTSEYDSDSVRQRLQTAARYPPRSQSIDLESIVVRYEDRTDRCTITPRECPDSERLTTWLSADIDAFVELEQLR
- a CDS encoding substrate-binding domain-containing protein produces the protein MSNDSERQAGGVSRRKYLLASATVGAAGLAGCSSSGGGNGNESGNGNGNGNGNGDGNGNGNGDGGSSNPSTLSAEGSSTVYPISNTGSSYWNSNAPPSDGEYWGSNDESSVPGWDQIETDKNIADYFAGLYGFEETGERSNPPFSTQVALSHSGTGCEAVRDGLVDIGNSSGPITAELDISEEERDENYVDHVVGRDGQPVFVSQEVYDAGVEQLTGEEIRGIYQGDIANWSEVGGPDQEIYVVGRAEGSGTDTTFRLNMLGDADAEMDVDTRLGQNQQVQQVLQDNDNAIGYMALAFAGSGIQAVAIDFDGTVYEPDPDAENTIYDAEYPLNRDLHMYTTITDDTPEGTDMREAAFLNMFLTEFGQQVFVEDENYITLPTSDLEAERDKLPDQV